One genomic region from Streptomyces sp. NBC_01431 encodes:
- the fbaA gene encoding class II fructose-bisphosphate aldolase — protein MPIATPEVYNEMLDRAKAGKFAYPAINVTSTQTLHAALRGFAEAESDGIIQISTGGAEFLGGQYNKDMVTGAVALAEFAHVVAAKYDITVALHTDHCPKDKLDGYVRPLLEVSAERVAKGLNPLFQSHMWDGSAETLADNLAIGQELLAKAAAAKIILEVEITPTGGEEDGVSHEINDELYTTVDDALRTAEALGLGEKGRYLLAASFGNVHGVYKPGNVVLRPELLKDLQAGVGEKYGKASPFDFVFHGGSGSTAEEIATALENGVVKMNLDTDTQYAFTRPVADHMFRNYDGVLKVDGEVGKKSTYDPRTWGKLAEAGMAKRVTEACANLRSTGTKLK, from the coding sequence ATGCCCATCGCAACCCCCGAGGTCTACAACGAGATGCTCGACCGGGCGAAGGCAGGCAAGTTCGCCTACCCGGCCATCAACGTGACCTCGACCCAGACCTTGCACGCTGCGCTGCGCGGCTTCGCGGAGGCCGAGAGCGACGGCATCATCCAGATCTCCACCGGTGGTGCCGAGTTCCTGGGTGGCCAGTACAACAAGGACATGGTCACCGGCGCGGTCGCCCTGGCCGAGTTCGCGCACGTCGTCGCCGCCAAGTACGACATCACGGTCGCGCTGCACACCGACCACTGCCCCAAGGACAAGCTGGACGGCTACGTCCGCCCGCTCCTTGAGGTCTCCGCCGAGCGCGTCGCCAAGGGCCTGAACCCGCTCTTCCAGTCGCACATGTGGGACGGCTCCGCCGAGACCCTCGCCGACAACCTGGCCATCGGCCAGGAGCTGCTCGCGAAGGCCGCCGCCGCGAAGATCATCCTTGAGGTCGAGATCACCCCGACCGGCGGCGAGGAGGACGGCGTCAGCCACGAGATCAACGACGAGCTGTACACGACCGTCGACGACGCGCTGCGCACCGCCGAGGCTCTGGGCCTGGGCGAGAAGGGCCGCTACCTGCTCGCCGCGTCCTTCGGCAACGTCCACGGCGTCTACAAGCCGGGCAACGTCGTGCTCCGTCCCGAGCTGCTCAAGGACCTCCAGGCGGGCGTCGGCGAGAAGTACGGCAAGGCCTCGCCGTTCGACTTCGTCTTCCACGGCGGCTCCGGCTCGACGGCCGAGGAGATCGCGACCGCCCTGGAGAACGGCGTCGTCAAGATGAACCTCGACACCGACACCCAGTACGCCTTCACCCGCCCCGTCGCGGACCACATGTTCCGCAACTACGACGGCGTCCTGAAGGTCGACGGCGAGGTCGGCAAGAAGTCGACGTACGACCCGCGCACCTGGGGCAAGCTGGCCGAGGCGGGCATGGCCAAGCGCGTGACCGAGGCGTGCGCGAACCTTCGCTCGACCGGCACGAAGCTGAAGTAA
- the pyrE gene encoding orotate phosphoribosyltransferase, with protein MTDVRADLLQQIKDKAVVHGKVTLSSGREADYYIDLRRITLDGEAAPLVGQVMLDLTAELDFDCVGGLTLGADPVATSMLHASAARGQRLDAFVVRKAQKAHGMQRRIEGADVKGRRCLVVEDTSTTGGSPLTAVEAVREAGGEVVAVATIVDRGASAAIADAGLPYLTGYQLADLDLA; from the coding sequence ATGACTGACGTACGCGCTGACCTGCTCCAGCAGATCAAGGACAAGGCCGTGGTGCACGGCAAGGTGACCCTTTCGTCGGGTCGTGAGGCCGACTACTACATCGACCTGCGCCGCATCACGCTGGACGGCGAGGCCGCGCCTCTGGTCGGTCAGGTCATGCTCGACCTCACCGCCGAGCTCGACTTCGACTGCGTGGGCGGTCTGACCCTCGGCGCCGACCCGGTCGCCACCTCGATGCTGCACGCCTCCGCCGCCCGCGGGCAGCGCCTCGACGCCTTCGTCGTGCGCAAGGCGCAGAAGGCGCACGGGATGCAGCGCCGTATCGAGGGCGCCGACGTCAAGGGCCGCCGCTGCCTCGTGGTCGAGGACACCTCCACCACCGGCGGCTCGCCGCTGACCGCCGTCGAGGCGGTGCGCGAGGCGGGCGGCGAGGTCGTCGCCGTCGCCACGATCGTCGACCGGGGCGCTTCTGCCGCGATCGCCGACGCCGGGCTGCCCTACCTCACCGGGTACCAGCTGGCGGACCTCGACCTCGCGTAA
- a CDS encoding pyridoxal phosphate-dependent aminotransferase — MAVMTSSARPLLNRRLAEFGTTIFAEMSALAQRTGSINLGQGFPDTDGPEAVREAAVRALRAGHGNQYPPGPGVPELRTAIATHQRHWYGLDHDPDREVLVTAGATEAIAAALLALLEPGDEVIALEPYYDSYAACIAMAGASRVPVTLRPSDGRFVLDLDELRAAVTPRTRLILLNTPHNPTGTVLTRAELTAVAELACERDLLVITDEVYEHLVFDGAEHIPLASLPGMRERTVTIGSAGKTFSFTGWKVGWVTGTAELVAAVRSAKQYLTYVASGPFQYAVAEALRLPDSYFADFRADMLAKRDLLAGGLERAGFKVFRPAGTYFITTDIRPLGESDGFTFCRALPERCGVVAIPNAVFYDDREHGAPFVRFAFCKRTGVLEEAASRLKTLAA; from the coding sequence ATGGCCGTCATGACCTCCAGCGCGCGCCCCCTGCTCAACCGCCGCCTCGCCGAGTTCGGAACGACGATCTTCGCCGAGATGTCCGCCCTCGCCCAGCGGACCGGATCCATCAACCTCGGGCAGGGCTTCCCCGACACCGACGGGCCCGAAGCCGTCCGGGAGGCCGCGGTGCGGGCCCTGCGCGCGGGCCACGGCAACCAGTACCCGCCGGGCCCCGGCGTGCCCGAACTGCGCACCGCGATCGCCACACACCAGCGGCACTGGTACGGCCTGGACCACGACCCGGACCGGGAGGTCCTGGTGACCGCGGGCGCCACCGAGGCGATCGCGGCCGCCCTGCTCGCCCTGCTCGAACCCGGCGACGAGGTGATCGCCCTGGAGCCGTACTACGACTCGTACGCCGCGTGCATCGCGATGGCGGGCGCCTCCCGGGTCCCGGTGACCCTGCGCCCGTCCGACGGGCGCTTCGTGCTCGACCTGGACGAGCTGCGCGCCGCCGTCACCCCGCGCACCCGGCTGATCCTCCTCAACACCCCGCACAACCCGACCGGCACGGTCCTGACCCGCGCCGAGCTGACCGCGGTCGCCGAACTCGCCTGTGAGCGGGACCTGTTGGTGATCACCGACGAGGTGTACGAGCACCTGGTCTTCGACGGCGCCGAGCACATCCCGCTCGCCTCCCTCCCCGGCATGCGCGAGCGCACGGTGACCATCGGCTCGGCGGGCAAGACGTTCTCCTTCACCGGCTGGAAGGTCGGCTGGGTAACCGGTACCGCAGAACTCGTGGCCGCCGTCCGCTCGGCGAAGCAGTACCTGACGTATGTCGCCTCCGGGCCCTTCCAATACGCCGTGGCCGAGGCCCTGCGCCTGCCCGACTCGTACTTCGCGGACTTCCGCGCGGACATGCTGGCCAAACGGGATCTGCTCGCGGGCGGCCTGGAGCGGGCGGGCTTCAAGGTCTTCCGCCCGGCCGGCACGTACTTCATCACCACCGACATCCGGCCCCTTGGTGAGAGCGACGGTTTCACCTTCTGCCGCGCCCTGCCGGAGCGCTGCGGCGTGGTGGCGATCCCCAACGCGGTCTTCTACGACGACCGCGAGCACGGCGCGCCCTTTGTCCGCTTCGCGTTCTGCAAGCGGACAGGCGTGCTGGAGGAGGCGGCCTCCCGACTCAAGACGCTGGCCGCCTGA
- a CDS encoding UPF0158 family protein: MVEGWGEDGLRALRGALHAQDGVALLAALRRGPVREVLQLVGDGVAGAAAQGLPGAAEMAALCLGALQERGFRGDEELAERLRAATGDAAIPLLRPLAVDLEMLAMLLEGDPAESGGRIDLSTGECWPAFTDELGPGPGPEAEEDDDPERSLYVPALGSRAGYRDMELFIGAVEDVALADRLRIAIGGRGAFRRFKDVLAGDERSWSRYHRFRDERQRGRARAWLAEEGYFPHITFFVEPSSGSYPSGPV, from the coding sequence GTGGTTGAGGGATGGGGCGAGGACGGGTTGCGGGCCCTGCGTGGCGCGCTCCACGCGCAGGACGGAGTGGCGTTGCTTGCGGCGTTGCGTCGTGGGCCCGTGCGTGAGGTGCTGCAGCTGGTCGGCGATGGTGTGGCCGGGGCCGCGGCGCAGGGCCTGCCGGGGGCTGCGGAGATGGCGGCCTTGTGTCTCGGCGCGCTCCAGGAGCGCGGCTTCCGGGGCGATGAGGAGCTGGCGGAGAGGTTGCGCGCGGCCACGGGAGACGCGGCGATCCCCCTCCTGCGCCCGCTCGCGGTCGATCTGGAGATGCTCGCCATGCTGCTGGAGGGCGACCCGGCCGAGTCCGGTGGCCGGATCGATCTGTCCACCGGGGAGTGCTGGCCTGCGTTCACCGATGAGCTGGGGCCTGGGCCTGGGCCCGAGGCCGAGGAGGACGACGATCCCGAGCGATCGCTGTACGTGCCGGCTCTGGGGTCCCGGGCCGGTTACCGGGACATGGAGCTGTTCATCGGAGCGGTCGAGGACGTCGCCCTTGCCGACAGGCTGCGGATCGCCATCGGTGGGCGGGGCGCCTTCCGGCGCTTCAAGGACGTCCTCGCTGGTGACGAGCGCTCCTGGAGCCGGTACCACCGGTTCCGCGATGAGCGACAGCGCGGCCGAGCCCGCGCCTGGCTGGCCGAGGAGGGGTACTTCCCGCACATCACCTTCTTCGTAGAGCCCAGCTCGGGTTCGTATCCTTCGGGGCCGGTATGA
- a CDS encoding DUF3151 domain-containing protein yields MSIHENLLGGPAPTLLPDDPEPRELLAGGTAPAEVAAKYPTSSLAWAQLADDAFDGGRSVESYAYARTGYHRGLDSLRRAGWKGHGPVPWEHEPNRGFLRALHALARAAQAIGEDAEHERCTAFLRDSSPLAADTLG; encoded by the coding sequence ATGTCCATTCACGAGAACCTGCTCGGGGGCCCCGCCCCGACCCTGCTGCCCGACGACCCGGAGCCGCGTGAGCTGCTCGCCGGCGGCACCGCGCCCGCCGAGGTCGCCGCCAAGTACCCCACCTCCTCGCTCGCCTGGGCACAGCTCGCCGACGACGCGTTCGACGGCGGGCGCTCCGTCGAGTCGTACGCCTACGCCCGTACCGGATACCACCGCGGCCTGGACTCGCTGCGCCGCGCCGGATGGAAGGGCCACGGCCCGGTGCCGTGGGAGCACGAGCCCAACCGCGGTTTCCTGCGCGCCCTGCACGCCCTCGCGCGCGCCGCGCAGGCGATCGGCGAGGACGCCGAGCACGAGCGCTGCACGGCCTTCCTGCGGGACTCCTCGCCGCTCGCCGCCGACACCCTGGGCTGA
- a CDS encoding DUF2617 family protein, translating to MLTTLKTAYTDTRAADLAWALGREPLPALAVLDLELAGAKLQLRLLGASHQVLLDEECGTCSETVACMPGSSTPLPLGVAKRLGQWDYEFAARVETLSHGSFAGRAQELLALVADHPNGLAGTFPGSPHAFTAMLAQRGEGQVWWRTWHAYPQEGQLVATRTRVGARMPAPLGF from the coding sequence ATGCTCACGACCCTCAAGACCGCCTACACCGACACGCGCGCCGCCGACCTCGCCTGGGCGCTGGGCCGGGAGCCGTTGCCCGCCCTCGCCGTGCTCGACCTCGAACTCGCCGGCGCCAAACTCCAGTTGAGACTTCTCGGCGCCTCGCACCAGGTGCTCCTCGACGAGGAGTGCGGTACCTGCTCGGAGACCGTCGCCTGCATGCCCGGCAGCAGTACGCCGCTGCCGCTCGGCGTGGCCAAGCGGCTCGGGCAGTGGGACTACGAGTTCGCCGCGCGCGTCGAGACCCTCTCGCACGGTTCGTTCGCGGGGCGCGCGCAGGAGCTGCTCGCCCTGGTCGCTGACCACCCCAACGGGCTGGCCGGAACGTTTCCGGGGTCCCCGCACGCGTTCACCGCGATGCTCGCCCAGCGCGGCGAGGGCCAGGTGTGGTGGCGAACCTGGCACGCCTACCCGCAGGAAGGGCAGTTGGTGGCGACGCGGACCCGGGTCGGCGCCCGGATGCCCGCACCCCTCGGGTTCTGA
- a CDS encoding SRPBCC domain-containing protein, producing MEHEVFVPVEAQSLRQTLRDPARVAGCVPGLQQDAGEPPIAGRLKVRLGGSTITYRGALRVSERDGDVFAFEGEGVEVRGAGAAELALTVRLAPADGGTTLAFTGTALAEGRAADVPDEAVRASAARLLDRFAAALAQPAATEEPSATQLADTDLNTDLDAEALASVFEAEVPPPSLDPIADEEFAIEVDDTMPAEAAHARRTMIGRSAEEVDHAPPRGRYAPVPAPSGGGAGATLRWVAPAAALALASAVVVGRALRRRR from the coding sequence ATGGAGCATGAGGTGTTCGTTCCGGTTGAGGCCCAGTCACTCCGGCAGACGCTGCGCGACCCCGCCCGGGTCGCGGGCTGTGTGCCGGGGCTCCAGCAGGATGCGGGCGAGCCGCCCATCGCGGGCCGGCTGAAGGTCCGGCTCGGCGGGAGCACCATCACCTACCGCGGCGCCCTGCGCGTCAGCGAGCGCGACGGCGACGTGTTCGCCTTCGAGGGCGAGGGCGTCGAGGTGCGCGGGGCGGGCGCGGCCGAGCTCGCCCTGACGGTGCGGCTCGCCCCGGCTGACGGCGGCACCACGCTCGCCTTCACGGGGACCGCGCTCGCCGAGGGCCGGGCCGCCGACGTCCCCGACGAGGCGGTCAGGGCCTCGGCGGCCCGGCTGCTCGACCGGTTCGCCGCGGCGCTCGCCCAGCCCGCGGCGACCGAGGAGCCGTCCGCCACGCAGCTCGCCGACACCGACCTCAACACCGACCTCGACGCCGAGGCGCTCGCCTCGGTCTTCGAAGCGGAGGTGCCGCCGCCGTCCCTGGACCCGATCGCCGACGAGGAGTTCGCGATCGAGGTCGACGACACGATGCCCGCCGAGGCCGCACACGCCCGCCGCACGATGATCGGCCGCAGCGCCGAGGAGGTCGACCACGCCCCGCCGCGCGGCCGGTACGCACCGGTGCCCGCGCCCTCCGGCGGCGGTGCGGGTGCCACCCTGCGCTGGGTCGCACCGGCCGCGGCGCTCGCCCTCGCCTCGGCCGTCGTCGTCGGCCGCGCGCTCAGGCGCCGTCGCTGA
- a CDS encoding MalY/PatB family protein, giving the protein MTYDFDIPVDRRGTWSVQWDGVDRRFGAAGLLPFTISDMDFACPPPVLAALQERVAHGVFGYTDWQNEEFRSAVRDWYRVRHATEIDTGRLVYAPSVLNQLSQLLRMWTGPGDAVVVHTPVYDGFRKAVGGLGRELRGVPLDDPAALEAALARDGSRVLLLCSPHNPTGRVWTEAELAGFAALAERCGVAVISDEIHADFVHDGHRHLPWTRFGRGRWALITSGTKSFNFPALTGSYGVVGEAADHAEFVRRMETGEGLGSPAVLSLVAHIAAYREGGEWLDEVRAYVAGNLALVADRLNSAFSTLSWEPPEAGYLAWIDLRPLGVDDAALQRELVEGERVAIMPGSVYGAPGFVRLNVGCARSKVEAGVGALTRALGRLA; this is encoded by the coding sequence ATGACGTACGACTTCGACATACCCGTGGACCGGCGTGGCACCTGGAGCGTCCAGTGGGACGGGGTGGACCGGCGGTTCGGGGCGGCGGGGCTGTTGCCGTTCACCATCTCCGACATGGACTTCGCCTGCCCGCCGCCCGTGCTCGCGGCGCTCCAGGAGCGGGTCGCACACGGCGTGTTCGGCTACACCGACTGGCAGAACGAGGAATTCCGCTCGGCGGTGCGCGACTGGTACCGGGTGCGGCACGCGACGGAGATCGACACCGGCCGCCTCGTCTACGCGCCCTCCGTGCTCAACCAGCTCTCGCAGCTCCTGCGCATGTGGACCGGGCCCGGGGACGCGGTCGTTGTCCACACCCCTGTGTACGACGGTTTCCGCAAGGCGGTCGGCGGGCTTGGGCGCGAGCTGCGCGGCGTCCCGCTCGACGACCCGGCCGCGCTTGAGGCGGCACTGGCCCGGGACGGCAGCCGGGTGCTGCTGCTGTGCTCGCCGCACAATCCGACGGGCCGGGTGTGGACCGAGGCCGAACTGGCGGGCTTCGCCGCGCTGGCCGAGCGCTGCGGGGTCGCGGTGATCAGCGACGAGATCCACGCGGACTTCGTCCACGACGGCCACCGCCACCTGCCGTGGACCCGGTTCGGGCGGGGCCGCTGGGCGCTGATCACCTCCGGCACGAAGTCGTTCAACTTCCCGGCGCTGACCGGTTCGTACGGGGTGGTCGGCGAGGCGGCGGACCACGCGGAGTTCGTCCGCCGCATGGAGACTGGGGAGGGGCTCGGCTCGCCCGCGGTCCTTTCGCTGGTCGCGCACATCGCGGCGTACCGGGAGGGCGGGGAATGGCTGGACGAGGTGCGGGCGTACGTCGCGGGAAACCTGGCATTGGTGGCCGATCGCCTCAACTCTGCCTTTTCCACGCTGAGTTGGGAGCCCCCGGAGGCCGGGTACCTCGCCTGGATCGACCTGCGTCCCCTGGGTGTGGACGACGCGGCGCTTCAGCGGGAGCTGGTGGAGGGGGAGCGGGTGGCGATCATGCCCGGGTCGGTTTACGGGGCGCCGGGGTTCGTTCGCCTGAACGTGGGCTGTGCGCGGTCGAAGGTGGAGGCGGGGGTGGGGGCGCTGACGCGGGCGCTGGGCCGGCTGGCCTGA
- a CDS encoding aldose epimerase family protein, whose protein sequence is MSSDQIKLGAGGTELTVDAGDGCRISSLRIDGTEMLRQGERYGCFPMVPWCGRVENGLFRDGGEKYQLPLNAAPHAIHGTARDHAWKTARVSDTEAVFTYELAEPWPYTGTVTQIFELTPDALTVRMGIETYDNSFPAQVGWHPWFRREIDGSRVELAFEPEWQEERGDDHLPTGRRIPPLPGPWDDCFGMPDGVDVTLTWPGLLELKVTSPGEWVVVYDEQDEAVCVEPQSGPPNGLNTLPRLVTPIDPLELATTWTWRRL, encoded by the coding sequence GTGAGCAGTGACCAGATCAAATTGGGCGCCGGCGGCACGGAATTGACCGTGGACGCGGGCGACGGCTGCCGGATCAGCAGCCTGCGGATCGACGGCACCGAGATGCTGCGCCAGGGCGAGCGGTACGGCTGCTTCCCGATGGTGCCGTGGTGCGGACGCGTCGAGAACGGCCTGTTCCGCGACGGGGGCGAGAAGTACCAACTGCCGCTCAACGCGGCCCCGCACGCCATCCACGGCACCGCGCGCGACCATGCGTGGAAGACGGCGCGGGTCTCGGACACCGAGGCCGTCTTCACCTACGAGCTGGCCGAGCCCTGGCCGTACACCGGCACGGTCACCCAGATCTTCGAGCTGACCCCGGACGCGCTGACCGTGCGGATGGGCATCGAGACGTACGACAACTCCTTCCCGGCCCAGGTCGGCTGGCACCCCTGGTTCCGGCGGGAGATCGACGGCAGCCGGGTCGAGCTCGCCTTCGAGCCCGAGTGGCAGGAGGAGCGCGGCGATGACCACCTGCCCACCGGACGGCGCATCCCGCCCCTGCCGGGCCCCTGGGACGACTGCTTCGGCATGCCCGACGGCGTGGACGTCACCCTCACCTGGCCGGGGCTGCTCGAACTGAAGGTGACCAGCCCCGGCGAGTGGGTCGTGGTCTACGACGAGCAGGACGAGGCCGTGTGCGTGGAGCCGCAGTCGGGGCCGCCCAACGGTCTCAACACGCTGCCCCGCCTCGTCACCCCCATCGACCCGCTGGAGCTGGCGACCACATGGACCTGGCGCCGCCTCTAA
- a CDS encoding polyamine aminopropyltransferase, whose amino-acid sequence MIEPLPAPLRRPRSGRFLVLAVVFICAACGLVYELELVALASYLIGDSVTQASVVLSVMVFAMGVGSLLAKRLRCRAAVGFGLIETTLALVGGCSAMALYATFAWLGGSRYALVAFSLAIGMLIGAEIPLLMTLIQRVSRRVEGDASGTVADLFAADYVGALVGGLAFPFLLLPQLGQLTAALLTGAVNAIAGGSLVLLLFGRDLSTRARWVLLGANVLVLVVLALTTAMVADFEQAARRAVYGGQVRVAVQSRVQEIVLTGQKSGPLDLFLDGRLRVDGRDGSRYPRSLVGPALDAGPHGRVLILGGGDGLAAREALRHTGVRSVTVVERDPAILQLARTDPALSTLNGHAYQDPRLRPVVADAFGWLRRDGRTSGTYDVIVSDLPDPGVTAGTKFYSQEFYGLASRVLAPGGRLVVHAGTVASSPRTFWTVERTVRAAGLATFPYRAAGHASGPARGGERASGAASAKPARDWGFVLADRPAPLSLGSAGARPGVRLPAGAEPLTAPGEAARYPPSTLVHPRYSG is encoded by the coding sequence ATGATCGAACCGCTCCCCGCTCCCCTGAGGAGGCCGCGGTCGGGTCGGTTCCTCGTCCTGGCCGTCGTGTTCATCTGCGCCGCCTGCGGCCTGGTGTACGAGCTCGAACTGGTCGCCCTCGCCTCATACTTGATCGGTGACTCGGTCACCCAGGCCTCCGTGGTCCTGTCGGTGATGGTCTTCGCGATGGGTGTCGGCTCGCTGCTCGCCAAACGGCTGCGCTGCCGCGCCGCCGTCGGCTTCGGCCTCATCGAGACCACCCTCGCCCTGGTGGGCGGCTGCTCCGCGATGGCGCTGTACGCCACGTTCGCCTGGCTCGGCGGCTCCCGGTACGCGCTGGTCGCCTTCTCGCTCGCCATCGGCATGCTGATCGGCGCCGAGATCCCGCTCCTGATGACCCTCATCCAGCGCGTGTCGAGGCGCGTTGAGGGGGACGCGAGCGGCACCGTGGCCGACCTGTTCGCCGCGGACTACGTGGGCGCGCTGGTCGGCGGACTGGCCTTCCCGTTCCTGCTGCTTCCCCAACTCGGCCAGCTTACGGCCGCGTTGCTCACCGGCGCCGTCAACGCGATCGCGGGCGGCTCGCTGGTCCTGCTGCTCTTCGGCCGCGACCTGTCGACGCGCGCCCGCTGGGTGCTGCTCGGTGCCAACGTCCTCGTCCTTGTGGTGCTCGCCCTGACCACCGCCATGGTGGCCGACTTCGAACAGGCGGCGCGCCGCGCGGTGTACGGGGGCCAGGTGCGGGTCGCCGTCCAGAGCCGCGTCCAGGAGATCGTCCTCACCGGCCAAAAGAGCGGCCCGCTCGACCTGTTCCTCGATGGACGGCTGCGCGTCGACGGCCGCGACGGCTCCCGCTACCCTCGCTCCCTGGTCGGCCCCGCCCTCGACGCGGGTCCGCACGGCCGGGTCCTGATCCTGGGCGGCGGCGACGGCCTGGCCGCCCGGGAGGCGCTGCGCCACACCGGCGTCCGCTCGGTGACCGTCGTGGAGCGCGACCCGGCGATCCTTCAACTCGCCCGCACAGACCCGGCGTTGAGCACCCTGAACGGCCACGCCTACCAGGATCCGCGGCTGCGCCCGGTGGTCGCGGACGCCTTCGGCTGGCTGCGCCGGGACGGCCGCACCTCGGGAACGTACGACGTCATCGTCTCGGACCTGCCGGACCCCGGTGTCACCGCCGGTACCAAGTTCTACTCGCAGGAGTTCTACGGGCTCGCCTCCCGCGTGCTGGCTCCCGGCGGGCGGCTCGTGGTGCACGCCGGGACCGTGGCGAGCAGCCCCCGCACGTTCTGGACCGTCGAGAGGACCGTGCGCGCGGCGGGCCTGGCGACCTTCCCGTACCGCGCGGCCGGGCATGCGAGCGGCCCCGCGCGCGGCGGCGAGCGCGCGTCCGGCGCGGCTTCGGCGAAGCCCGCGCGCGACTGGGGATTCGTCCTGGCCGACCGCCCGGCACCGCTGTCGCTGGGCTCGGCCGGAGCCCGCCCGGGGGTGCGGCTGCCGGCCGGTGCCGAGCCGCTGACCGCGCCGGGCGAGGCGGCCCGGTACCCGCCCTCCACGCTGGTGCATCCGCGTTACTCCGGTTGA
- a CDS encoding MFS transporter, whose protein sequence is MADYVRIGTRPGRWVLLTTVLGSGMAMLDSTVVNVALPHIGVDLDADMAVLQWTVNAYMLTLAGFILLGGALGDRYGRRKVFVIGVVWFAAGSLLCGLAPGAGVLIAARALQGIGGALLTPGSLAIIQASFHPDDRARAVGVWSGLGGVGAAVGPFLGGWLVDGPGWRWVFLINVPLAALCVPVALGRVPESRDPRAHTGRFDVMGAALGALTLALVTYALIEAPGQGSSRLVVGAAVAGLGLGAAFVRRERRLPDPMLPLDIFHSRVFTAVNAVTVCVYAAFGGFFFLAALQLQVVAGYSALGAGAALLPTTVLMLLLSARSGELGQRIGPRIPLTVGPLLCAAGMLLMLRVGEHAAYVTDVLPALLVLGLGMVTLVAPLTATVLGSVDVGRAGLASGINNAAARAAGLLAVAALPLAAGMGPEAYRSAAEFGATFRRAMPMCAGALVLASVIAFLTVRRPGAEASEPQCRMQCGVSGPAIEPGRAE, encoded by the coding sequence GTGGCGGACTACGTACGCATCGGTACCCGTCCCGGCCGCTGGGTGCTGCTCACCACCGTGCTCGGGTCCGGCATGGCCATGCTCGACTCGACCGTCGTCAACGTCGCGCTCCCCCACATCGGCGTCGACCTGGACGCCGACATGGCCGTCCTCCAGTGGACCGTCAACGCCTACATGCTCACCCTCGCCGGCTTCATCCTGCTCGGCGGCGCCCTCGGCGACCGCTACGGGCGGCGGAAGGTGTTCGTCATCGGAGTGGTGTGGTTCGCCGCCGGGTCGCTGCTGTGCGGGCTCGCCCCCGGCGCCGGGGTGCTCATCGCCGCCCGCGCCCTCCAGGGCATCGGCGGTGCCCTGCTCACCCCCGGCTCCCTCGCGATCATCCAGGCGAGCTTCCATCCGGACGACCGGGCCCGCGCGGTCGGCGTGTGGTCCGGGCTCGGCGGGGTCGGCGCGGCCGTCGGCCCCTTCCTCGGCGGCTGGCTGGTCGACGGCCCCGGCTGGCGCTGGGTGTTCCTGATCAACGTGCCGCTGGCCGCGCTCTGCGTCCCGGTCGCGCTCGGCCGCGTACCGGAGTCGCGCGACCCCCGCGCCCACACCGGTCGCTTCGACGTGATGGGCGCCGCGCTCGGGGCGCTGACGCTCGCGCTCGTGACGTACGCGCTGATCGAAGCCCCCGGGCAGGGCTCGTCGCGGCTGGTCGTCGGGGCCGCGGTCGCCGGGCTCGGGCTCGGCGCGGCGTTCGTGCGCCGCGAGCGGCGGCTGCCCGACCCGATGCTGCCGCTGGACATCTTCCACTCCCGCGTCTTCACCGCCGTCAACGCGGTCACCGTCTGTGTGTACGCCGCCTTCGGCGGGTTCTTCTTCCTCGCCGCGCTCCAGCTCCAGGTCGTCGCCGGATACTCGGCGCTCGGCGCGGGCGCGGCCCTGCTGCCGACGACGGTGCTGATGCTGCTGCTCTCCGCCCGCTCGGGCGAGCTCGGCCAGCGGATCGGGCCGCGCATCCCGCTCACCGTCGGACCGCTGCTGTGCGCGGCCGGGATGCTGCTGATGCTGCGGGTCGGCGAGCACGCGGCGTACGTAACGGATGTGCTGCCCGCGCTGCTGGTGCTCGGCCTCGGCATGGTCACCCTGGTGGCGCCGCTCACCGCGACGGTGCTCGGGTCCGTGGACGTGGGGCGGGCCGGGCTCGCCAGCGGCATCAACAACGCCGCCGCGCGCGCCGCCGGACTGCTCGCGGTGGCCGCGCTGCCGCTGGCCGCGGGGATGGGGCCCGAGGCGTACCGGTCGGCGGCGGAGTTCGGGGCGACGTTCCGGCGGGCGATGCCGATGTGCGCGGGGGCGCTGGTGCTGGCCTCCGTGATCGCCTTCCTGACCGTGCGGCGGCCGGGCGCGGAGGCTTCCGAGCCGCAGTGCCGGATGCAGTGCGGGGTGTCCGGGCCGGCCATTGAGCCGGGGCGGGCCGAGTAG